The Kwoniella shivajii chromosome 5, complete sequence genomic interval TGATCAAATTATCACCACCTGGATGTACATCCATTGATGAGATCCATTTAACACCTGATTGAAGTGTTTTGACCAAAGTTTGAGCTGCTAAATCGTATTGTCGAATATAACGTTGAGTGGCAGCGAAGAAATGTGGTTTGGTAGGATGGAAAGCGACTCTTTGTACTTGTCCAGGTAATTTTTTGAACGGTGACTGAGTTGCATGTTTTGATaattgatggatcaagacTGATTTGTTTGAAGCTAAATATAGGATAcctttatcagcttcgatcTCGTTTTATATATGATGTATGAGAACACCcgaaaatcactcaccatcgcTTGCGACAGTAGCGAAATAATCTCCTTTTCTATGCCAAGAAACTTGTTTTGGTGTACCTGGGACTTCCACAAATACCAACacacctctttctctctctctttcattcGGTCTGAcccatttgattgattctgtGCCTTTGACTTCTTTTCCTGAACCCATCTTTGTTGTGGCCGCACTGGTTGCAAAAGCAGTGTTGACGTGAGTCAAAGTGTTTGCAGCTACTATAGGAGCTACCAAAGCTAATGGAGAGAGCACTACGATTTTACCTGCTACTAGAGCAACCAGTAATGATTCCTCTTTATATGGTGACCAATCTAAATACTGAATAGGACCAGAGTTTAAATCCCATCTCCAGACTTCTCTTCCATTACCTAAATCCCATATTCTGACaataccatcttctgaaccTGACGCGACAAAAGTGGCATCgggtgaagttgatattgTTCTTACTCTCGTATCACCTGGATGTCTATACGTAACAGAACATGCGATTGGGAATGGTTTTAATTCTTTTGGTGAAGGCAATTTTGGTATTAAACTTTCAGGATCAATGTTAAGTTTGacttttcttgttcttggtgCTAAATAAAGATCTAAACATCTCTCGAATTTCTCTTGCACCAAATTTTTGTAACCTGGTACAAGCCTTAGAGCATTGTATTTCTCAGGTAAGAAATCGGTTTTTCGATCTTCtttatccatttcttcccaatccttcttctcttcttctgttggTAAATATTCTTCGGGTGGATTGTATGATTCGATTGTTTTAGGTGGAGGAAGTTGAGGAGCAGGCATATACATTGCGTGAGGTGCATTGGCTTGATCTGCATCTGACCAAATGGCATATACGGTAGGTTTGGCAGCTGAAGGTTTGTTAGGGATGATTCTACCTTCTCTAATAGCTTTGACGATtttcatgatcttcttgtgTTCCCATTTGGAAGGAACGAATCTTCTCTTTGGTTCAGGAGCTGCACTCAAAGGCATAACTCGctctttaccttcacctgtaAACCATTCGATAGTAGGTTGATAAGGATCATAATCGGCATCAGGattttcagctctttctaATCTTCTAATGATATCTAATTCTTTATCTGTTAATTGAACTGATTGTTGTAAGAGTTTATCTTCTGCTGATGTCCACGCTGCTGGATCTTCAGTGTTTGATAAGAAtttatccaattcatctCCTTGAGCAGGTCGGAATatttttcttccttcaacgTTATAACCGATGTGAGGGAGATCATCGTACCATTCCATTGGGATATTTCCAACTGTGTTGGGATTCTAGACGGTGAGCCCACAACACATTAGTTAACATTGTAATCAGTGTAAAGGATGGGAGAAACATCAACTTACATCTTCAGTTGAACTTTCACTTCCATAACCAGCTTCATAATCATCATATTCTCTTTTATAACCACCTTTGACCAATTTACTTGGAACCAATCtacctacaccttctttcgctcttgAGATCTTTGCATCTGTTCCGAGGGATTCATCGGGCTTTATACTATTCTTAGCTATCAATTTTGATAATTTTTCATCTGTCGATAATGGTAAATTGTTTTGggacgatgaaggtgatgtcgCTGGGGagtcttcatcttcatcttcgtatAAAGCTTCGATATCTGATGAATTGTATCCTGATTCTGATcctgaatcttcatcatctagttcttctccttcgtctTGTGTGTTTtgatcagattcatcatcaccatcatcttcatgagCTAATTGTGCgttatcttcaatctcactaTCGAATTCCGGGAaagcttcatcctcatcttcctcttcagcatcttcatcgacgTCTTCGTCCTCACTCATATCCAGACCACTTCCAACACtaccgaaatcatcttcttgatcttgagagATTTCTTCAACTACTCTTTTCTTGCTCttagctaaagaagaagggggtATCCTTGATGGACCGGCTGTACCATTCGTAGAAGACACTCTTGAGCTACTGGCAGCAGCATTACGAGGTGCCATTGCTATCACTAGTATAGCTTGATGATAGGTCTCAACAAGCTGTTTTGAACCTATATGATACGTGAATGAGATATTCAAGAATAAAATAGTACTGGAATTTGAAAATCCGAAAACCTGtagaaaaggaggaaatgTTAAATATTTAgaaacctccactttgaaGGGGGAAATGGGATAAATCAAAATAAATTCACGATGGAGAAATTACCCTCGTCCAGCTGAAAAGCATGAAATAGATAAGATAACTCAGATGCTCTTTTCATCGTTACGAGTGCTCGTATAGGACAGATAGACCAACGATTGACTAGAGGGCTATCCATGCGGTCGCTGAAAATCCACAAATGTTGCATGAACATTGACATTGTACGACAATTAAGATCTCAATCAGCCCCATTGATCAGAGTCCAAACCCTATGTCCCTTGGATACCATCTATGCCCTTCCTTGACGACTGATGTGACATTACTGACCACGTCAAATGTTCTCAGCATGACTATTTCTTGGTCTTCTCCTACTTGTTCTTAATCTTCATTTGAGCTTGGTCTCGTATTCTTCACTAATTTCATGTCTACATGCCTTCAAACAATCATGTCTAGCAAATTCGCCTGTCAATTCCCGGACTGCACAAGGACCTTTGATAGGTATACGAGATTACAAGCTCATTTCATGGATCATGGTCAGTCACTCTGCGCTTTCTCATAATTTTGGGACCTGCTTTGAACGGCTGATCTCTCTATAGTGAGTGGTACGATCAAGTATCGAGCTTCTGGTCGATCTACACACGTATCAAAGAGAACGGGCAGATCccagaaaagaaagagagagaagcaTCGATCGTGAGCTTCAGAATCTCCCGAATCACTTCTGAGTATACATCACATaatgagctgacgagatgttTAACATGTTCAGATCAAATTTACGTTCACCACATCCGATTTCCGCTCCCTTGTCCTCGCCAATCATCGGTTCAGCAATACAGACCCCTGTGATTGATCTACGAACACCCTCTTTATCACCAGATACCAGCTCCTCTTCGTCGACTCAttcaccctcttcatctaGGATGGAAGTTGATATAGACGAGATTGATATTCCGTCCACATCTTTAGTTCCTCAAGATACGCCTAGAAAAGGTCCCACATGGGCTGTAGCTCCTCCTTCACTTTCGCCTTCACCTGTACCATCGCCATCGCCATCgccatcaccatcactttcactttcactttcggAAAGCACAGAATCTCACGATAGCGAAATTGATCATGTAAATGAGGATCACGATCATATCGACCCTGAGGACGATACGCCTCATACAACCATCCCGAACGATCAATATGctaatcctaatccttcTCAAGAACGCGTGTCAGCTGACATGGAGCAACTTGTCGATACAAGATCCTCAAATGGCGATACGGATACTGTCGAAGATCAACTTGGTAATCCTTCAACTCCAAGCTCAATCCCAATCACACCTCCAAGAAAGTCAATATTTGCATGTgacatcaactcaccattccgTCAACTGTCGTCAGCCGCTCCCAAGTCTAATCACTCGGATAATATACCTGAAGAAACCACTTTCTCTACCTGTACAAGACACGCAACCCCATCCCTCACACGATCAGTGTCTACCTCCGACGCCAACGAGATCATTGCGACTCCTAACTCTCTCGATCGTTTTATAGAAGACGCGAGAAAAGTTCTTGGGTCagagggaagaagacgaagaagtgAAACACCTTGTCCTGTCTCGAAACAAGACATGGCAAAGATGATGGGTTTCACTGAAGGCAGCAAAAATCTATTGGACTCGATATCAAACGAAGTGCTCAATTCACATCCGTTCCATTTCACTCTGAGTGATAACATGGACAAAGATCTGGGCCAGGTCAGTCCATCTACCGATCAGACTTATATGGTCACTTCTGGCTGTACTTGCCACCAATCCGATACGATTTCAAAACCCTCGGTCAATAACGTTTTAGCGGAAATCGCGAATCATATAATGTCATGTCCTTCACTGCTCCAAACAATGTCAACAGTTATAAATCCTTCTTTGTCCGGCGACAAACCCTCAAGTGCCACAATGAGATCATTCGGCGGGAATGACATCGGCGGGGACAAGATGAGACATACAAAAAGACTAGTAAAGCAGATTCTGGACTTGTCGGAAGGTGTGAAAGGTagtcaaagagaagaagagagtagATACGAAGAACTTAGAAAGATCGTCGCGAAGTTAGGGAGAATCTGGGAATTTTGAACCGTgcattgaagctgattgaagGAAATCTCATCGCAACGAGTCTTAGGTCTTGCAAATCCCGAGGAGAATATCAAGTAAAACTATTAGGATCATTGATAAGACTGCTTCTTATATGCAAAGATCGCATGACACTATTCATCTCGAAATAAGACGTAGCATGCAAAATTGTCTATGTATTCTGATGTATCACTCTATTGGATCTCCtcatgttcttcttctacatctttaTGATCTTTATGAGTTGGATGACCTACTTTTCTAGCGTGAATATCCATACTATGAGTTCCCATCTCTTCGTCTGAATCATGTCCTGCAAACCCAAATATGGCGTCCATTTCATCCAATCGGAGACCTTTCTATAAACCAGGAAAAAGAGTGTATCAGTAAAGAGCGTCGACAGTACTGCAGGCTTCATAACGTAGATGACAGTAGACTCACGGTTTcaggtaagaagaagaaagccCAAATTGCACTGAGCATCAAACAAGCAGCGAAGAAAATCCATGTTCCCCATCCCATTGCTAAGAAGATATCTGGAGTAGTCTTGGTAATTACAAATTGCCATAACCATTGACACATTGCCGCGTACGCGCCTACAGACGATACACACTGATCAGCAAATCGTTCTCcctctcatctctcatctcaacATGGCAAGTTATAACTCACCACATAGACCTCTGATACCCAATGGATAAATCTCGGCGGTTATGATCCAAGGAAGTCCATTGGCGCCAAACGACCAGAATACACTGTAGAACATAACAAGAGTTGTCGCCGCTGTTCCTCCTTGTTTGGTAGAGTTAGATATCACGGTTTGATCTGCTGGGTGTCCAATTTTGACGTATGCTCCCACATATATCAGACACAAAGAACAAGCTACCGAGGATACCATCCAAGGCTGTCTACGACCCCAGTGATCCTATGGAAGGGTGAATCTGGTTAGCTGGAATGCGAAAATTATTGTAAGAAGAGAACACTTACAAtgaagaacaaaaagaagatgattgatccAATGGCTTTGACCAATCCGTAGATACCGGTATAAAGCGCAGTGTCTTTGATACCCAATGAAGCGAATAAAGTTGGCGAATAATAATTGATAGCATTTGCTCCTGAGAAATTTTGGAGAGCGAACATTATGAAGGCTAAAGCCATTCTATTTCTAATACCAGGTAAGATAACTTCTTTACCTGCACCTTTCAAGTAGCCCAATAAACCAGGTTTACCAGATACGACCGCACGTTCATGTAAGATCCTTTCTTTGTATAAagacatctcttcttggATATAAGGATGATCTTCTGGTAATTTTCTCAGATAAGTTAATACCTTGATAGCTTTatcatcttggtctttcttcaTGAAGAATAAAGGTGATTCTCTCAAGAACAGAGTTCCAACCAAAAGGATAACAGCTGGGATCAATTGAATTCCCATTGGTAATCTCCATGTCACATCTGAAGATAAATTGATGTGCTGTGATACACCATAATTTACCCAAAACCCAACCAATGATCCGAGTTGATATGCGATTTCAAATAAACCAGTCAATCGTCCTCTTATCGATGGAACAGATAATTCACTGATATAAGCGGGAACTATAAATTCACAAAAGCGATGAATCAGCAATGACCCCTCGGATATTGGATTGCAAAAGTGCGCTTACCAGTACCGGTGATACCACCGACTGCGAATCCACATAGACTTCGCCCAGCATAAATGTAATCAAGGTTTTTGGGTGGACAAGTTTGAAGAATAGCGCCTATAATGAACAGGACAGTAGTTGATTGTAATGTGATCTTTCTACCCCATGTTTCCATTATACCCCAACTTAGCATAGCACCAAAGAAAGCTGCTGCCTGGAAACACGATGTTATGTTTGATGAAACGGTAGCGTAATCCTTTGAATTAAGTTGATCCGTACCGAAATATGCTTTGAATGACGATCGTGCGATCTGATGGTTGCAGATAAGCAATTATGTCCTATCTCTTTTATATGTATCGTTGACTTACTGTCGTTCCCATAAAAGCACCGTCATATCCAAAAGTGATAGCACCCCATGCCTACAGAGTATGTCAGTTTTACGTTCCAGTATGTGAACGGAGAGAGTAGAAAAAACCTACGATGAGTAAAGCGGCGGAATACAATCTCCAATTGTACTACCAATATTCAAATCCAGATTAGCGAAACCTCATGCAGCTGCAAGCGAGTATACTCACAACCTCAGGAGGAGTAGGTCTATCTTCGACAATTTTCCAACCCATTTTCACTGTTGATATCTAGTTT includes:
- a CDS encoding ribosome biogenesis protein ERB1 — protein: MAPRNAAASSSRVSSTNGTAGPSRIPPSSLAKSKKRVVEEISQDQEDDFGSVGSGLDMSEDEDVDEDAEEEDEDEAFPEFDSEIEDNAQLAHEDDGDDESDQNTQDEGEELDDEDSGSESGYNSSDIEALYEDEDEDSPATSPSSSQNNLPLSTDEKLSKLIAKNSIKPDESLGTDAKISRAKEGVGRLVPSKLVKGGYKREYDDYEAGYGSESSTEDNPNTVGNIPMEWYDDLPHIGYNVEGRKIFRPAQGDELDKFLSNTEDPAAWTSAEDKLLQQSVQLTDKELDIIRRLERAENPDADYDPYQPTIEWFTGEGKERVMPLSAAPEPKRRFVPSKWEHKKIMKIVKAIREGRIIPNKPSAAKPTVYAIWSDADQANAPHAMYMPAPQLPPPKTIESYNPPEEYLPTEEEKKDWEEMDKEDRKTDFLPEKYNALRLVPGYKNLVQEKFERCLDLYLAPRTRKVKLNIDPESLIPKLPSPKELKPFPIACSVTYRHPGDTRVRTISTSPDATFVASGSEDGIVRIWDLGNGREVWRWDLNSGPIQYLDWSPYKEESLLVALVAGKIVVLSPLALVAPIVAANTLTHVNTAFATSAATTKMGSGKEVKGTESIKWVRPNERERERGVLVFVEVPGTPKQVSWHRKGDYFATVASDASNKSVLIHQLSKHATQSPFKKLPGQVQRVAFHPTKPHFFAATQRYIRQYDLAAQTLVKTLQSGVKWISSMDVHPGGDNLIIGSYDKKLAWFDMDLSTKPYKTLRYHTRALRSVVYHPTLPLFASSSDDGTIHIFHCTVYTDLMQNPLIVPLKILRGHNVTDGIGVLDLRWVAGKPWLVSSGSDGEVKLWCS